In the Caldalkalibacillus salinus genome, one interval contains:
- the glyA gene encoding serine hydroxymethyltransferase, with translation MSILQEKDPDIFASIEDERKRQKEKIELIASENFVSESVLEAMGSIMTNKYAEGYPGRRYYGGCEHVDVAENLARERVKTLFGAEHANVQPHSGAQANMAVYFSVLEPGDTVLGMNLSHGGHLTHGSPVNFSGQLYNFVDYGVEEGTHRINYDDVLAKAKEHQPKLIVAGASAYPRVIDFQKLKDIADAVDAYLMVDMAHIAGLVATGEHPSPVPYADFVTSTTHKTLRGPRGGLILCKEAYAKKIDKSIFPGVQGGPLMHIIAAKAVAFKEALSPDFKAYAKQIVANAKHLAESLKKEGLNLVSDGTDNHLILLDVRSVNLTGKQAEHLLDEIGITCNKNTIPFDPESPFVTSGIRIGTAAVTTRGFVEADMQEIAEIMALTLKHPDDEQKQNEAATRVQQLTSRFPLYTTQPVS, from the coding sequence ATGTCCATCTTACAAGAGAAAGACCCTGATATTTTTGCCTCTATTGAAGACGAACGTAAAAGACAAAAGGAAAAGATTGAGCTCATCGCATCCGAGAATTTTGTTTCAGAATCAGTTTTAGAAGCCATGGGCAGTATAATGACAAATAAATATGCTGAAGGGTACCCTGGTCGTCGCTATTATGGCGGCTGTGAACATGTTGATGTGGCTGAGAATTTAGCACGCGAGCGCGTGAAGACTTTGTTTGGGGCAGAACATGCCAACGTACAACCTCATTCTGGCGCTCAAGCGAACATGGCTGTTTACTTTTCAGTGCTCGAGCCCGGTGATACCGTTTTAGGTATGAATTTATCCCATGGGGGTCACTTGACGCACGGCAGTCCTGTTAACTTTTCAGGACAACTCTACAACTTTGTTGATTACGGAGTAGAAGAGGGGACACATCGCATTAACTACGATGACGTGCTGGCCAAAGCCAAAGAACATCAACCGAAGCTCATCGTCGCGGGTGCTAGTGCTTACCCTCGTGTGATTGACTTTCAAAAGTTAAAAGACATTGCAGATGCGGTCGATGCTTACCTCATGGTCGATATGGCGCATATTGCTGGTTTAGTCGCGACAGGAGAGCATCCATCGCCAGTCCCTTATGCAGATTTCGTGACATCAACGACGCACAAAACATTACGCGGACCTAGAGGTGGCCTTATTTTATGCAAGGAAGCGTACGCTAAGAAGATTGACAAGTCGATCTTCCCTGGCGTTCAAGGCGGTCCATTAATGCATATCATTGCGGCTAAGGCGGTCGCTTTCAAAGAAGCCCTTAGTCCTGACTTCAAAGCGTATGCGAAGCAAATCGTCGCGAACGCAAAACACTTAGCAGAAAGCTTGAAAAAAGAGGGTCTGAATCTTGTTTCAGATGGGACTGACAATCACCTTATCCTTCTGGACGTACGGAGTGTCAATCTGACAGGAAAACAAGCAGAACATCTACTAGACGAAATCGGTATTACTTGTAATAAGAATACCATTCCATTTGACCCTGAAAGTCCGTTTGTGACGAGTGGGATTAGAATAGGAACGGCGGCTGTGACAACGCGAGGTTTTGTGGAGGCTGACATGCAAGAAATAGCCGAAATTATGGCCCTCACCCTAAAGCACCCAGACGATGAACAGAAACAAAATGAAGCGGCGACACGCGTTCAACAATTAACGTCACGTTTTCCGCTATATACAACACAACCTGTATCCTAA
- the rpiB gene encoding ribose 5-phosphate isomerase B has translation MFKVYYEIEDEGEEVRELKIALASDHGGYQIKEELKGLLDELQLSYEDFGCECEESVDYPDYAVPVAEKVASGEFDRGILVCGTGIGMSITANKVQGIRCALCHDTFSAKATRLHNDSNILAMGERVIGPGLAREVAKVWLETEFEGGRHARRIQKVSDVEAR, from the coding sequence ATGTTTAAGGTATACTATGAAATAGAAGATGAAGGTGAAGAGGTGAGAGAGTTGAAAATTGCATTGGCTTCAGACCATGGTGGATATCAAATCAAAGAAGAATTAAAAGGCTTACTTGACGAACTTCAGTTATCATACGAAGACTTCGGGTGTGAGTGTGAAGAATCAGTAGATTATCCTGACTATGCCGTCCCAGTAGCAGAAAAAGTGGCTAGCGGCGAGTTTGATCGGGGGATTCTCGTGTGTGGTACAGGCATCGGTATGAGTATCACCGCTAATAAAGTGCAAGGTATTCGCTGTGCTTTATGTCACGACACGTTTAGTGCTAAGGCTACGCGTTTGCACAATGACAGCAATATCTTAGCGATGGGAGAACGTGTGATAGGGCCAGGACTTGCCCGCGAAGTAGCCAAGGTGTGGCTTGAAACAGAATTTGAAGGCGGGCGTCATGCGCGACGTATTCAAAAAGTTTCCGATGTAGAAGCGCGGTGA
- a CDS encoding low molecular weight protein arginine phosphatase has translation MKHILFVCTGNTCRSPLAESLLRHKAPELFHVQSAGIAAVEGGAAAEHVQRLLAEQGVQLDHQSQNVSPELMEWADLILTMTAAHQAILQDMYPEKKDTIYPLKKYVDPNCEQVNIMDPFGGDYHIYKFTMEEIDALLEQLKAKHMDE, from the coding sequence ATGAAGCATATCCTCTTTGTATGTACAGGTAATACTTGTCGAAGCCCTTTAGCAGAATCCTTACTGCGTCACAAAGCCCCGGAGCTATTTCACGTTCAATCTGCAGGGATTGCAGCCGTCGAGGGTGGAGCCGCAGCTGAACACGTACAACGGTTGCTAGCCGAACAAGGGGTTCAACTCGACCATCAATCTCAGAATGTTTCCCCTGAACTGATGGAATGGGCTGACCTTATCCTAACCATGACAGCAGCCCACCAAGCGATACTGCAAGACATGTATCCTGAGAAAAAAGACACCATTTATCCGTTAAAAAAGTATGTCGATCCAAACTGTGAACAAGTGAATATCATGGACCCTTTTGGGGGTGACTATCATATTTATAAGTTCACGATGGAAGAGATTGATGCGCTCTTAGAACAGCTTAAGGCCAAACACATGGATGAATAA
- a CDS encoding TIGR01440 family protein, with protein MADQALRDELYHQTKQALEALHSQFPLQPHQLIVFGVSTSEVLGARIGTAGTEGVASAIFQAIANMQQQHGFQMAFQCCEHLNRALVVERHTALQRGYEEVTVVPVPQAGGAMASYAYHALSDPVMVEEVQAEAGIDIGDTLIGMHLKRVAVPIRSEIKSIGHAHVTMAITRPKLIGGARATYELVQERE; from the coding sequence ATGGCAGACCAAGCGCTCAGAGATGAGCTTTATCATCAAACGAAGCAAGCGCTCGAGGCCTTACACAGTCAGTTCCCCTTACAACCCCATCAATTGATTGTTTTTGGTGTGAGTACGAGTGAAGTACTCGGTGCCCGCATCGGTACAGCGGGAACAGAAGGGGTCGCCTCCGCTATCTTTCAAGCCATTGCTAACATGCAACAGCAACATGGCTTTCAGATGGCCTTTCAATGCTGTGAACATCTTAACCGAGCTCTAGTGGTCGAGCGGCACACGGCTCTCCAGCGCGGGTATGAAGAAGTCACAGTGGTACCTGTCCCTCAGGCTGGGGGTGCCATGGCCTCATACGCCTATCATGCGTTGAGTGACCCTGTAATGGTAGAAGAAGTACAAGCAGAGGCCGGCATTGATATAGGGGATACCTTGATCGGCATGCATCTAAAGCGTGTCGCCGTTCCTATTCGTAGTGAAATCAAGAGTATAGGGCATGCTCACGTGACCATGGCGATCACAAGGCCTAAACTTATCGGTGGCGCCAGGGCCACTTATGAACTTGTGCAGGAAAGAGAATAA
- a CDS encoding manganese efflux pump MntP family protein, protein MPDIFLGELLTLLFVSLALAMDSFSVSIGLGMRGIRLRHLLKISIINGLFHFFMPLLGALIGQYLSGYMGSLAVTIGGIILIFIGLHMILGSIFDDVEEPSINTTLPGIALFAFGVSLDAFSVGLPFGLFSASLWLMVTLFGITASILTALGLLIGRKVGGWIGQYSEIFGGFVLLVFGVKFLV, encoded by the coding sequence ATGCCAGATATTTTTTTAGGCGAATTATTAACACTCCTATTTGTATCTCTCGCCCTAGCCATGGATTCTTTCTCTGTTAGCATTGGGTTAGGAATGCGAGGTATTCGGCTTAGGCACTTGTTAAAAATCAGTATAATCAACGGCTTGTTTCACTTTTTCATGCCTTTACTAGGTGCGCTTATTGGACAGTACCTTAGTGGCTATATGGGTAGTTTGGCTGTGACAATAGGGGGCATCATCCTTATTTTTATTGGTTTACATATGATCCTTGGATCTATTTTTGATGACGTCGAGGAACCCTCTATAAACACCACTCTACCGGGTATAGCCTTATTTGCATTTGGCGTCAGTCTAGACGCTTTTTCTGTCGGTTTGCCTTTCGGTTTGTTTTCCGCTAGTTTATGGCTCATGGTCACTTTATTCGGTATAACAGCGTCAATTCTTACAGCGTTAGGATTACTCATCGGGCGTAAGGTTGGCGGTTGGATAGGACAGTACAGTGAAATTTTTGGTGGGTTCGTGCTCCTTGTTTTTGGCGTGAAATTTTTAGTGTAG
- the upp gene encoding uracil phosphoribosyltransferase, whose protein sequence is MAKVYVFDHPLIQHKLTYIRDKHTGTKEFRELVDEVAALMAYEITRDMPLQEVDVETPVEVCRSYRLAGKKLGLVPILRAGLGMVDGILKLIPAAKVGHVGLYRDPKTLQPVEYYVKLPSDVEERDFIVIDPMLATGGSAVEAIQSLKNRGANSIKLMCLIAAPEGIEKMEQAHPDVDIFVAGVDEKLNEKGYIVPGLGDAGDRLFGTK, encoded by the coding sequence ATGGCTAAAGTATACGTATTTGATCATCCTTTGATACAGCATAAGTTAACGTACATAAGAGACAAGCACACAGGAACAAAGGAGTTCAGGGAGCTTGTTGATGAGGTGGCAGCCTTAATGGCATATGAGATCACGCGGGATATGCCTTTACAAGAGGTGGATGTGGAGACCCCTGTTGAGGTTTGTCGCTCCTATCGCTTGGCTGGGAAAAAACTTGGTTTGGTTCCCATCCTACGTGCGGGTCTCGGCATGGTAGACGGTATCCTAAAGCTGATTCCTGCGGCTAAAGTGGGACACGTGGGTCTTTATAGAGACCCGAAAACCCTACAGCCCGTTGAATACTACGTTAAATTACCGAGTGACGTAGAGGAACGTGATTTCATCGTGATTGACCCGATGCTTGCCACTGGAGGGTCAGCGGTTGAAGCGATTCAGTCACTAAAAAACCGTGGTGCCAATAGTATCAAGCTCATGTGTCTAATCGCCGCTCCAGAAGGGATCGAGAAAATGGAACAAGCACACCCAGACGTGGATATTTTCGTAGCTGGCGTAGACGAGAAGCTGAACGAGAAAGGATATATTGTCCCAGGTCTCGGAGATGCTGGAGATCGTTTGTTTGGGACAAAATAA